In one Brienomyrus brachyistius isolate T26 chromosome 5, BBRACH_0.4, whole genome shotgun sequence genomic region, the following are encoded:
- the wdr83os gene encoding protein Asterix, translated as MSSNSMSDPRRQNKILRYKPPSSDSNPAMEDPTPDYMNLLGMIFSMCGLMLKLKWCAWIAVYCSFISFANSRSSEDTKQMMSSFMLSISAVVMSYLQNPQPMSPPW; from the exons ATGTCTTCGAACAGTATGTCGGACCCACGGAGACAAAACAAAATCCTCCG GTACAAGCCTCCGAGTTCAGACTCTAACCCCGCCATGGAGGACCCCACCCCGGACTACATGAACCTGCTCGGCATGATCTTCAGCATGTGCGGCCTGATGCTGAAG CTGAAGTGGTGTGCGTGGATCGCGGTCTACTGCTCCTTCATCAGCTTCGCTAACTCCCGCAGCTCCGAGGACACCAAACAAATGATGAGTAGTTTCAT gttATCTATCTCTGCAGTGGTGATGTCATATCTTCAGAACCCTCAGCCAATGTCGCCTCCATGGTAA
- the wdr83 gene encoding WD repeat domain-containing protein 83, whose amino-acid sequence MAFPLPRPQAPQLPHHLLRTVDCQQGAIRAVRFNADGNYILSCGGDKTLRLWSVNRGTLLKTYSGHGYEVLDADGSFDNSHICSCSSDKTVILWDVASGQVSRKLRGHAGKVNCVRFNEEATVIVSGSIDGSLRCWDTRSRRPEPIQVLDEARDGVSSVTVSEYELLSGSVDGRVRRYDLRMGQLHVDFINSPITCVCFSQDGQCTLSSSLDSTVRLLDKSTGEMLREYTGHKNTSYKLDCCLSHKDTHVLSCSEDGYVYFWDLVEGSVSLKLPVGKAAVQSLSFHPSEPRLLTAMEGRVMVWGAEPEDTAEDEGQQ is encoded by the exons ATGGCGTTCCCTCTACCCCGGCCACAGGCGCCACAGCTTCCCCATCACTTGCTCCGCACGGTGGACTGTCAGCAGGGAGCAATCAGAGCGGTTCGTTTCAACG CTGATGGCAACTACATTTTGTCTTGTGGCGGCGACAAGACCCTTCGGCTCTGGAGTGTGAACCGAGGAACTTTGCTGAAGACCTACAGCGGGCATGGATAcgaggtgctggatgctgacgg TTCTTTCGACAACAGCCACATCTGCTCCTGTAGCTCAGACAAGACGGTGATCCTATGGGACGTGGCATCGGGACAGGTTTCCCGAAAACTGAGAGGGCATGCTGGG AAAGTGAACTGCGTGCGGTTCAACGAGGAGGCGACGGTCATTGTGTCCG GCTCTATAGATGGCTCATTGAGGTGCTGGGACACGCGATCCAGGAGGCCCGAGCCGATCCAGGTTCTGGATGAGGCCCGAGACGGCGTGAGCAGTGTTACAGTGTCGGAGTATGAGCTGCTGTCTGG CTCAGTGGATGGCCGAGTGAGACGCTATGACCTTCGGATGGGGCAGCTGCACGTGGACTTCATCAACA GCCCCATCACCTGCGTGTGCTTCAGCCAAGACGGTCAGTGTACCCTCAGCTCCAGCCTGGACTCCACAGTCAGGCTGCTGGACAAGTCCACGGGGGAGATGCTGAGAGA ATACACTGGCCATAAGAATACTTCATACAAGCTGGACTGCTGTCTGTCCCACAAGGACACTCATGTGTTAAGCTGCTCCGAGGACGGCTATGTCTACTTCTGGGACTTGGTGGAG GGCTCTGTGTCGTTGAAGTTGCCCGTAGGGAAAGCGGCTGTGCAGTCACTCTCTTTCCACCCTTCAGAGCCCCGCCTACTCACTGCCATGGAGGGCAGGGTTATGGTGTGGGGGGCGGAGCCTGAGGACACGGCAGAGGATGAGGGGCAACAGTGA
- the alkbh7 gene encoding alpha-ketoglutarate-dependent dioxygenase alkB homolog 7, mitochondrial codes for MRALFTVCKRLSEKAFVGPSPIPSWVPRRPRSAGGVPACNPAARRLVFSPLSEVLEKLRGQVEVRENFISEEEERALLRELEPGLKKKRYEFDHWDDAIHGYRETERLRWGPECEAVLERIRSAAFPQGSQLLGPVHVLDLDQKGYIKAHIDSVKFCGSTIAGVSLLSDSVMRLVSEDKVEHWADLLLLRRSLYIIRDRARYKFTHEVLKDEDSFFLGERIPRERRISVICRNLPT; via the exons ATGAGGGCGCTGTTTACAGTTTGTAAACGACTGAGTGAAAAGGCGTTTGTGGGTCCATCTCCGATCCCGAGTTGGGTGCCTCGGCGCCCGCGGTCCGCCGGGGGAGTCCCCGCCTGCAACCCAGCCGCCAGACGCCTGGTGTTCAGTCCGTTATCCGAGGTGCTGGAGAAGCTGCGAGGGCAAGTGGAGGTGAGGGAGAACTTCATTAGCGAAGAGGAGGAGAGGGCTTTGCTCAGGGAGCTGGAGCCAGGGCTCAAGAAGAAGCGATACGAGTTTGACCACTGGGACGAC GCGATCCACGGCTACCGGGAAACCGAGCGACTGCGATGGGGCCCCGAGTGTGAGGCAGTACTGGAGCGTATCAGGAGTGCAGCTTTCCCGCAGGGCAGTCAGCTGCTCGGCCCCGTGCACGTCCTAGATCTTGACCAGAAAGGATATATAAAGGCGCACATTGACAGCGTTAAG TTCTGCGGCAGCACTATAGCTGGAGTGAGTTTGCTGTCAGACAGCGTGATGCGACTAGTCAGCGAGGATAAGGTGGAACACTGGGCGGACTTACTTCTGCTAAGGCGATCTCTGTACATCATCAG GGACCGGGCAAGATACAAGTTCACACACGAGGTGCTTAAAGACGAGGATTCGTTCTTCTTAGGGGAGAGAATACCCCGCGAACGCCGCATTTCAGTCATTTGCCGGAACCTTCCTACCTGA
- the LOC125743108 gene encoding persephin has translation MKLLLNVAALLCCIHRDDGHLLHSLMGLQGKAFPPDSPESGALLEDSDGEEQETGRQGAARARRDAESPCGLRTLLLRVRELGLGYDSDETVLFKYCSGTCPFVRSNHDLTLTNLLLRGALPPPLPGDSWHSTPCCRPTHHEDLAFLDNAHRWHKVEQLSAAACTCVG, from the exons ATGAAGCTCCTGCTGAACGTAGCCGCGCTGCTCTGCTGCATCCACAGGGATGATGGACACCTGCTGCATTCACTGATGG GCTTGCAGGGGAAGGCATTCCCCCCTGATTCCCCAGAGTCGGGGGCTCTGCTCGAGGACAGCGATGGTGAAGAGCAGGAGACGGGGAGGCAGGGGGCGGCACGCGCCCGTCGAGATGCCGAGTCGCCCTGCGGCCTGCGCACGCTGCTGCTCCGGGTGCGAGAGCTGGGCCTTGGCTACGACTCGGACGAGACGGTTCTCTTCAAGTACTGCAGCGGCACCTGCCCCTTTGTGCGGTCCAACCACGACCTGACCCTCACCAACCTCCTGCTGCGGGGAGCActaccacccccccttcccggcGACAGCTGgcacagcaccccctgctgccGACCCACCCACCACGAGGACCTCGCTTTCCTGGATAACGCCCACCGCTGGCACAAGGTGGAACAGCTATCTGCTGCGGCCTGCACCTGCGTGGGTTGA
- the yju2b gene encoding probable splicing factor YJU2B, with amino-acid sequence MGERKGVNKYYPPDFNPAKHGSLNGYWKTHPLRERARKLSQGILIIRFEMPYNIWCDGCKKHIGMGVRYNAEKKKVGNYYTTPIYRFRMKCHLCVNYIEMQTDPATCDYVIVSGAQRKEERWDMAENEQILTTEHSEKEKLETDAMYKLDHGGRDKEKLRASLPTLNELQEQQAAWKDDFQINSALRRKFRDEKKVIAEEEQKDDEVRKRMGLSIPLLPEKEEDKKLASLLTFQSPESYDDRQQSKRKEISSRSWFSCPTGQQASPAGSLLHRLTLGARGAAGASAAKMSSASSSASPLGLIRKKGVGGKSPCAAVSARRKSSTEDTLSDTTEERVASGLSEGGVVGGGWAEPQSKVTNQESEMMGKCNEADDPPAGTSRTDGASASCGNRQGEDSREGASSALRSLVADYSDSD; translated from the exons ATG GGTGAGCGGAAAGGAGTAAACAAGTATTACCCTCCGGACTTCAATCCGGCGAAG CATGGCTCTCTCAACGGCTACTGGAAGACTCACCCCCTGCGGGAGAGGGCCAGAAAGCTGTCACAGGGCATCCTCATCATCCG GTTTGAAATGCCCTACAACATCTGGTGTGATGGCTGTAAGAAGCACATAGGCATGG GGGTGCGATACAATGCAGAGAAGAAGAAAGTTGGGAATTACTACACCACACCCATCTATCG GTTCAGGATGAAGTGCCACCTGTGTGTGAATTACATCGAGATGCAGACGGACCCCGCCACCTGCGACTACGTTATTGTGAGCGGGGCACAGCGCAAGGAGGAGCGCTGGGACATGGCGGAGAATGAGCAGATCCTCACCACCG AGCATAGTGAGAAGGAAAAGCTGGAGACGGACGCCATGTACAAGCTGGACCACGGAGGGCGGGACAAGGAGAAGCTGCGCGCCTCTCTGCCCACGCTCAATGAGTTGCAAGAACAGCAGGCTGCCTGGAAGGATGACTTTCAGATCAACAGCGCCCTCCGCAGGAAGTTCAGA GATGAGAAGAAGGTTATAGCCGAAGAGGAGCAGAAGGACGACGAGGTGAGGAAGAGGATGGGTCTGTCCATCCCACTGCTCCCAGAGAAGGAAGAGGACAAGAAGCTGGCCTCCCTGCTGACCTTTCAGAGCCCGGAAT CCTATGATGACCGGCAGCAGAGCAAGCGCAAGGAAATCTCGTCCCGCTCGTGGTTCAGCTGCCCCACCGGCCAGCAGGCGAGTCCGGCTGGGAGCCTCCTTCACAGACTGACTCTGGGGGCCCGGGGGGCCGCGGGGGCCTCTGCGGCAAAGATGTCCTCAGCATCGTCCTCAGCCAGCCCGCTCGGACTCATCCGGAAGAAGGGGGTCGGCGGGAAATCGCCGTGCGCTGCCGTGTCAGCCCGCAGGAAATCCAGCACCGAGGACACGCTTTCTGACACCACGGAGGAGAGGGTGGCTTCTGGACTTTCGGAGGGAGGTGTGGTGGGGGGCGGGTGGGCGGAGCCTCAAAGCAAAGTGACCAATCAGGAGTCAGAAATGATGGGAAAGTGCAACGAGGCTGATGACCCCCCTGCTGGTACTTCAAGGACAGATGGAGCTTCAGCATCATGTGGGAATCGTCAGGGAGAGGACAGCAGGGAGGGGGCCTCTTCTGCTTTGAGGTCTCTGGTGGCAGACTACAGTGACTCAGACTGA